GATAGATCAGAAGACCATCCCACGGCAAACCGATATCGAAAAGCGTTCGCCGGCGATTCTCAACCAGAAAATATTGTACTGACGACCAACCTTCTTTGGATAGCTTATAGATTACCGGGTTGGTTTCAGCCTGAGGAATCTGGACATTTACCTGGTTGGCCAGAATATCAATCGGATTGGCAAATCCGGCTCTAATTTTGGACCAGGCATCAAGGTGGGCGGGGAACTGAGAACCGCCATTGTAGCTTCCGGTCGCCATCAGCGACCAGTCGCCCAGGCCTTTGGAGACCGCCGGATTATTGTTATCTTCAACGTCATATAGATCGGATAAACCGATAAAATGCCCATATTCATGGCAGAAAACACCAATGGGCGAAATTTTATGCGATAACCCCGATTCCTCCGGCTCCACAGTGAAAGCATTTATGGTGACACCATTCTTCTGAATATAATATGACCCCAGTTCCCATTTGTGAGAGTGAATCAGGGTCGTATCACCGGTTTCCTCGTAGCCGGCACCGGCGTGCACTATGAACAGCCCGTCGACATCTCCATCCGGAAATCCGGGCGGATAAGCGTCATAAGTCGAGAAATCGACCCCGGAGTCGGCCGCCATGTTGACCGCATCGATTGTCAGTTGCTGAGTATTGTTGGGAAATGTTCCCAATCCGAAAGTTCCGGGGGGGCAATAATAGGAATGCGGATGAGGCATGCGGTACCAGCCTTTGATATCCCCCTTGATAAAAAAAGCGCCATAAGAATTCTCAAGATAGTATTCGGTCATGGAACCGGTTGGATTGAGCTTCCCCTCCGAAAAAAGGACCGTATCGAACTGCTTCGGAAGAGCGGCCACGTAGCCCGCAGTGTATGGTTTATCGGAGAAATCAACCAGAATCACCAGAACATTCACGGTATCGGCGGCATTGGTTCCCGCGGCGAGATTACGCTGGAATTTAAATCGCTCGGGAGCATCCACTCCCCGGGCACGGGCGTCTTTGAGCCTGGCGGTGAGAGCATCCAGGGAACCATCAGCTCTCAATTTCTCCATGACTTCTTTGGCAAGAGGAACCGCAGAGGAAACCCCCGCAAGAAAAACCGCCATAACCGCGGTCAGGAATAGTAACAGTAAGCTTCTTCCGATTTTCATTCAGAGACATCCTTTCTCATCTATTACGTCCCTTCCACCCTGTTTTATGTGCCCAGTCAAATCAATTACTTATTTCATCATTAACATTTTCTTGCTGAAGACTGTAGAGCCGCTCTTCAATTGGTAGAAATAGACGCCCGAGGAAACAGAATGACCATTATCGGTTGTACCATCCCAACTGATGGCATGATGTCCCGCGGTCACTCGGCTGTCCAGCAGAGTCGCCACTTTCTCGCCGAGAATATTGAATACCGACAGATTCATAAAAGCCGCTCTCGGGATTTCAAAGGCGATCGTTGTCGACGGATTAAAAGGATTGGGATAATTTTGAGCCAATTCAAATCCTTCCGGGATGGAAACCTCGTTATTCTGCACATCGGTACTGCTGCGATAACGGGCGCGGGCTCGTTGTGCCGCCACCTGAAGGGAACTGACATCGGAGCCGGCCATGAGGGCCAGGGAGATTTCGACCGAATCGAGAGGTTTTATATTGAAGGGTCCGAAATTATGCAAAGTCATCTGATCGCCGATCGTAACGCTATCAATATTCATTCCAACAGTCTTAATATAATCAAATTTCTGCTGCCCCGTAAGAGTAATTTTTTTTGTTCCGTTAAGCAGAGTCAAGATTCCGCTGCAATTGGTAAGGGGAAGAACGCCGATCGCCCTTGACCCGCCCTCCTGAAACAGGAGATTTTCGTCGGCCAGGAATCTCGCCTTATCGCCGAAAGGATTCAGGTCAAAATCGGTCAGATATCCGAAATATAGACCGGTTAGATTCTCGATAGAGTTATTCTTGAGGAAAAACCTGATAATCAGATAATTATCATCTCCGGCAATGGAATAGCTGGCGATGGTCTGCGTGGTGGTAATTGGGATAGGTATCGGTGAGCCGGTATCGACAAACTCCGCGTGACTGCTAAATTCCCCCTCGGAGACAGGCATGCCGGTGGAAAGGGCCAATAAAGGGCTGAAATCGGAGCGATCGGCACGACCAAGGCTATCGCGAATCGCCGATGACAACTGCAGGGCGTTCCGGCCGATGATTATCCCGGCCTCATACAAAAGGTTGTCCGAATTGTCCAGTCGAAATCCGGCGCCGCCTGCATTATAGATGGAATTCGGCCCCAGCCCGAATTGCCCAAAATCGGAGACCGTCATCTGTATCCGCGGTGTAATATGTGTTATCATATTTCCGTTGGCAGCACGGCCGACCGTCAAATCGAGACTGAGAGTATCGGCAGCTTCGCTGAATGGAAATTGAATGCGAAGCGAAAAAGGTATGGTGGCGCCATTAATCAATTGCCGATCGAAACTAATGACATAAGGGACAACATTCATGGAATAAGTAAGTCCCTTTTCAAAGATAAAGAGAGCCCGGTCGGCGCTCACTGTTATGCCGGGGATTGAGCAGGAAATACATCCGCTGACCGAATCGACTGCTCCCGATGGAATATTTAATCTTATGAAGAGATCGAATGTCTCGCCGGGATCGGCAATGCCATCACCACTGATTACTTTTCCCGCCAGATATACTTGCGGAGTGATCGGAATCGGCATATAAAGCAAAGCTCTTTGGGCATCAGGAAGCCCATAGCCATAACTATTATCCTCGCCTGGGGCGCCAAGGTCACGGGCCGAATTTATGATGGCGGTTTTGATTTCGCTGACGGTGGCATTCGGGTTATACTGACGCAGCAGCGCCACCAGTCCGGCAATATAAGGAGCGGCCATCGATGTCCCGCTCATCACGCGATATGTTCCACCCTTATAAGAGGAATATATCGATACCCCGGGCGCGACCACTTCCGGTTTAATTTCCATTGTATCACAACTGGACGGCCCGCGACTCGAAAACTGGGCAATCAGATTGGTGGCATCGTCGAGGGCGCCGACAGCAAAGGCGTTGAGCGGACTGCTCGCACGATTGGCCGGAAGACGAAGCGACCGGGCTGCGGGACCTTCATTACCGGCGGCAAAAATGGTGACTATACCGGCCGCCTCAACGTTATCTATCAGCGCATAAAAGGACTCGTTACAGGGGGGCAGGATAGAGGTCGGGATGCCCCAGCTGTTAAGAATTACATCGGGGACATCATTTGTTGTGGCCGGATTGCCATCGGGGTCAACCGCCCATTGGAAGGCGGCCAGTATATCGGAAATAGTGCGATTTAAAGTCTGTCCCTGGTCGATAACCGCGGCGCTGATCCAATCCGCTTCGGGAGCAACACCGAAACTGTCGGCGGCGGCATTTCCCACCATGAGTCCCATAGTGTGCGTTCCATGACCTATCTTATCATTGGGCAGGGTATCGGTCGATGAGGGGGCAAACCAGGCCGTCGAACGGCCGGAAAAATTCCCCCGCCATTTATCTTTGAGCGCCGGGTGGGTTCCTTCGACACCGGTGTCGAAACTGCAAACCAGTCTCCCTCTCCCCTTCAGACCACGGCTCCAGAGTGCAGGAATATTGAGCGCGGTCAGGTGCGAGGAGACGCTCTGTATCTTGGCAACTATGGGGGTCGATTCGACCGGCTCAATATATTCCACCGGGGCATCCTCAATTACCGCGACGACCCCCGGAATACTGCCAAGCTGAATCAACTGAGACAGAGGGATTCGAAACGAAAGCGCAGGAGCAATCCAATACTCGGTAATTTTCACGGAAGCGTATATCTGCCTGATTCTATTCTTGATGTTGTCAATAAGAGACGCATCGCGGGATTGCAGAGCTCTTATGACCTCACTGTGCCGGCGCTGAAAATCAGTTCCCTGCTCAGAGGCTGCCTTGCTGACCCGCGATGATAGGGCCGAATTATCGACAAATAGAACGACCGCGACGAAAGAATCAGAAACGCTGCCGGCGGCTTTGCTCATCCTCTGATCAAGCGAGGGTGAAAAAGTGGCCGCCCGTGATGTTATGGTGACTAAAAAGAATCCGACCAGACAAAGCAAGAGGTAAGTTGATTTCTTCAGGATAAGCAGCATTGGTTCTCCTCATCTTAAGCCAATAGCCTATCCTGCAATCGATATGCCGCCTCCTCAGGAGCCTTTGATTGCGGAAAATATGGCAGATGATTGCGGTCCCGGTTCGACAAGTCCTGGTTAATATATTAGAACACCAATGGTTACGGGCATAGCATAAATTTTGAACAATATGCAGCGGCGGCGAATCGGACATCTTTACTTTTGCAGCCATATAATCATGCGTGCATATAGGAACTCTTTTGCAGATTATGAGAAGTATTGTTTAATGGATAAATCTGTTATATCTTGGTTCTAAATGTCTGGAAATCTTATAGAGAAGATCAAAAGTTATCCCTTTTGGGCCATTCTAGCGGTCGGTCTGATTGCGCGACTTGTCTTTTTTCTCATTTATCTTTCAAGCCCCGAATGGAATCAGCTTCTGGTTGATTCACTATTCCATGACCGCTGGGCAGCCTCGCTTGCAGCCGGGAACTGGCTGGGCGAGGAGCCTTTTTTCCGTGCCCCCTTGTACATCTATTTGCTCGGCTTATTGTACGCCATTTTCGGCCATTCTCTATTGATCGCCAGAATTTTCGGCCACCTGATCGGCCTTCTCTCCATTTATATGACATACCGCCTTGCCCAGAGATTCTTCGGTACAAGGGCGGCACTGCTGGCCGGACTGCTCCATGCCTTATATCCAATCGCCATATATTTTGAAAGTGAGCTGCTGGTCGAAAGTTTCTTTACATTATTGATTGAATGGTCAATACTCTCCCTTCTCCGGGCCACGGAGCATGATAAATGGAAACGGTATCTTCCGGTCGGCCTGATTTTCGGACTGGCGTCCATCACCCGACCGGTAATTCTCCCATTATTGCCCATTCTGATATTATGGGTTTTCTGGAGCAAGAGGGGATGGAAAAGGGCGGTCGTCCATTCGCTTATCATAGTCGGCATGGTAGTGCTCGTAATTTTACCTGTCGCCCTGAGAAATATTCTGGTCGGTCACGATACGACCCTTATAGCTTCTTCGGGCGGAATAAATTTTTATATCGGCAATAACAGCGCCGCGGATGGTCTTTCGGCAACCATGCCACCACCGCTCGGAGCCAATTGGCAGCTTAGAGATATAAGATATCTGGCCGAGAAAGAAACCGGCCGTTCCCTGAAAGATTCCCGGCTATCGGATTTTTGGTACTGGAAAGGGGTTGGTTGGATTCTATCCCACCAGGGTGAATTTCTGAAGTTATATATTAAGAAGCTTTACTTTTGCTTTAACAATTTTGAGGTCTCAAACAACCGCAACCTTCCCCTTTTCTTCCAAAGCAATCCCGTTCTCCACTCTCTCCCCCTGAATTTTGCCCTCATGTTTTCATTGACCGGTATCTTTCTGTTCCTGACCGGTCTGCGACGACTGTTTTCCCGGCAAATGTTTTTCATTCTAATATTTATCGTCAGTTATTTCCTTCTGATCTCACTGTTTTTCATTAATGCTCGTTTCCGCCTCCCGGTTGTCCCGTTATTCATCATTTTCTCCGGGGCCGCGCTGGCCGAAATTTGGGCTCTGGTCAAGATGCTGAAGCAGGGTTGGCGGTCTTTGTCCGCCGCCGTCCTGATCGCGATTATCATTTATTCTTTCGCCACTTCCAATTGGTATCGGATTGACCGCGCCAA
This window of the Candidatus Zixiibacteriota bacterium genome carries:
- a CDS encoding T9SS type A sorting domain-containing protein is translated as MAGSDVSSLQVAAQRARARYRSSTDVQNNEVSIPEGFELAQNYPNPFNPSTTIAFEIPRAAFMNLSVFNILGEKVATLLDSRVTAGHHAISWDGTTDNGHSVSSGVYFYQLKSGSTVFSKKMLMMK
- a CDS encoding glycosyltransferase family 39 protein, whose translation is MSGNLIEKIKSYPFWAILAVGLIARLVFFLIYLSSPEWNQLLVDSLFHDRWAASLAAGNWLGEEPFFRAPLYIYLLGLLYAIFGHSLLIARIFGHLIGLLSIYMTYRLAQRFFGTRAALLAGLLHALYPIAIYFESELLVESFFTLLIEWSILSLLRATEHDKWKRYLPVGLIFGLASITRPVILPLLPILILWVFWSKRGWKRAVVHSLIIVGMVVLVILPVALRNILVGHDTTLIASSGGINFYIGNNSAADGLSATMPPPLGANWQLRDIRYLAEKETGRSLKDSRLSDFWYWKGVGWILSHQGEFLKLYIKKLYFCFNNFEVSNNRNLPLFFQSNPVLHSLPLNFALMFSLTGIFLFLTGLRRLFSRQMFFILIFIVSYFLLISLFFINARFRLPVVPLFIIFSGAALAEIWALVKMLKQGWRSLSAAVLIAIIIYSFATSNWYRIDRANLDSGLYNEANYYFAQRDFDKSIELYHQVLKNDPSYPEANLNLGAVFLRKGMGDSAEYYSQREILSFPSSARGYSNLASLYYLRNSLDTAAQYAARAISLTSYLPEAYLVMLRIQAARIDTADFRRTLTQARENLGDEPRLLLEAGIIYSQLGMLQLAEEYLKMALVAKRAAAETDDDAFTYGSGSELPHIRAQAAYQLGYLYGIQNRLDLSIEMSRQAVAIDSSLVEAYVNLVQGYLLQGKRESAHAVIAAARKKFPNNELIKTVEEKLK